In Pedobacter sp. WC2423, the following are encoded in one genomic region:
- the rlmN gene encoding 23S rRNA (adenine(2503)-C(2))-methyltransferase RlmN, with the protein MLVTTKTDIRSLSLIQLQQHFTEMKEPAYRAKQVYQWLWEKSARSFEEMSNLSKDLRKKLDENYTINAVEVNNTQFSNDQTIKNTFRLFDGNIVEGVLIPMEERMTACVSSQVGCSLSCKFCATGYMDRKRNLNADEIYDQVVLIDQQAKKNYNAPLTNIVYMGMGEPLLNYANVMKSIERITAPDGLNMSYKRITVSTAGIAKMIRKLADDGAKFNLALSLHAADDKKRNEIMPINEQNTLKVLAEALKYYFAKTKNPVTYEYIVFNNFNDELQDAIDLAKFCKHVPCKVNLIEYNPIQFADFINAEGDKIDAFSNYLKSQGVNTNIRRSRGKDIDAACGQLAVKNQPEPAISVN; encoded by the coding sequence ATGCTAGTAACAACTAAAACTGATATCCGTTCTCTGAGTCTTATCCAGCTTCAGCAGCACTTTACTGAGATGAAAGAACCCGCTTACCGTGCCAAACAGGTTTACCAATGGCTATGGGAGAAATCTGCGCGTTCCTTTGAAGAAATGAGTAACCTGTCTAAAGACCTGAGAAAGAAACTGGATGAGAACTATACCATCAATGCAGTTGAGGTCAATAATACACAATTCAGTAACGACCAGACCATTAAAAACACCTTCCGTTTATTCGATGGAAACATTGTTGAAGGCGTCCTGATCCCAATGGAAGAAAGGATGACCGCCTGCGTAAGCTCTCAGGTTGGCTGTAGCTTATCGTGTAAATTCTGTGCAACAGGTTACATGGATAGAAAACGTAACCTGAATGCTGATGAAATTTATGATCAGGTAGTGCTGATTGACCAGCAGGCCAAAAAGAATTACAATGCCCCATTGACCAATATCGTATATATGGGTATGGGAGAACCCCTGCTCAACTATGCTAATGTGATGAAATCAATAGAGCGTATCACTGCTCCTGATGGATTGAACATGTCTTATAAAAGAATAACAGTCTCTACAGCAGGTATCGCTAAAATGATCAGGAAACTGGCAGATGACGGCGCTAAATTCAACCTTGCACTTTCCCTGCACGCTGCAGATGACAAGAAGAGAAATGAAATCATGCCTATCAATGAACAGAATACTTTAAAAGTACTCGCAGAGGCATTGAAATACTACTTCGCTAAAACAAAGAACCCCGTTACCTACGAATATATTGTCTTCAATAACTTTAACGATGAATTGCAGGATGCTATAGATTTAGCTAAATTCTGTAAACACGTACCCTGTAAAGTGAACCTGATTGAGTATAACCCAATTCAGTTTGCAGATTTCATTAATGCAGAAGGAGATAAAATTGATGCCTTCTCTAACTACCTGAAAAGTCAGGGGGTGAATACAAATATCAGACGTAGCCGTGGTAAAGACATTGATGCTGCCTGTGGACAACTCGCTGTAAAAAATCAACCAGAACCAGCCATATCAGTTAACTAA
- a CDS encoding ComF family protein yields MSLIQQIFADLFHLLFPRNCNACGTPLFNGEKTICTRCLYDLPFTDFHLYPENPAARLFWGRIPIHQVIALLHFKKGTRVQQLIHQLKYKGQTDIGLLLGNMIGERMLLSKQKPDLIIPVPLHPKKERSRGYNQSQCIAEGIAHILQIPINTKLLTRKINTTTQTKKNRYNRFENIKAAFEINQPHDLKNTHILLVDDILTTGATFEACGKLLLDNGLNKLSIATLAYAE; encoded by the coding sequence ATGTCCCTGATTCAACAAATCTTTGCCGACCTTTTTCACCTCCTTTTCCCCAGGAACTGCAATGCCTGTGGCACTCCGCTGTTTAATGGAGAAAAAACGATCTGCACCAGATGTCTGTATGATCTCCCCTTCACAGACTTCCATTTATATCCTGAAAATCCCGCAGCCAGGTTGTTCTGGGGCCGCATTCCAATTCATCAGGTCATTGCCCTTCTGCATTTTAAAAAAGGAACCAGAGTTCAGCAATTGATCCATCAGCTCAAATACAAAGGACAAACAGATATAGGGTTACTGTTAGGTAACATGATTGGTGAGCGCATGCTGTTATCAAAGCAAAAACCCGATTTAATTATTCCTGTTCCACTTCATCCAAAAAAAGAGCGTAGCAGAGGCTATAACCAAAGTCAATGTATTGCAGAAGGAATAGCCCATATTTTACAAATTCCCATCAACACCAAACTCCTTACCCGCAAAATCAATACCACCACGCAAACCAAAAAGAACAGGTATAATCGTTTTGAAAACATAAAAGCGGCGTTCGAAATCAATCAGCCTCACGATTTAAAAAATACGCATATCCTGCTCGTTGATGACATCCTCACTACCGGAGCTACATTTGAAGCTTGCGGCAAGCTTCTGCTGGATAACGGTTTAAATAAACTCTCCATAGCCACCCTTGCCTATGCAGAATAA
- the dut gene encoding dUTP diphosphatase has product MKINIINKSGLALPQYETAHAAGMDMRAFVTEEIVIKPMQRILIPTGLHIELPVGYEAQIRPRSGLAYKHGISIVNSPGTIDADYRGEIKVLLINLSDTDFVVNNGDRIAQMVISKHETISWESAEELSDTARGEGGYGHTGK; this is encoded by the coding sequence ATGAAGATTAATATTATCAACAAATCAGGATTGGCATTGCCTCAATATGAAACAGCTCATGCAGCAGGAATGGACATGAGAGCTTTTGTAACGGAAGAGATCGTAATCAAGCCTATGCAGCGCATATTGATACCTACAGGTTTGCATATTGAATTGCCAGTGGGCTATGAAGCGCAGATCCGTCCACGAAGTGGTTTGGCTTATAAGCATGGAATCAGCATCGTGAATTCTCCGGGAACTATTGATGCAGATTATCGCGGAGAGATCAAAGTGTTACTGATCAATCTTTCTGATACTGATTTTGTGGTGAATAATGGAGACAGAATAGCGCAGATGGTGATTTCAAAGCATGAAACTATCAGCTGGGAAAGTGCAGAAGAACTAAGTGATACTGCACGTGGTGAAGGTGGTTATGGACATACAGGTAAATAA
- a CDS encoding acylphosphatase produces MKQIIIRITGKVQGVGFRYTTKVVADQMGVRGIIRNEKDGSLYIEAEGDDTLLDIFEEWCNEGPDRAKIEQVEITPGELKNYRNFEIIKK; encoded by the coding sequence ATGAAGCAAATTATAATCAGAATAACAGGAAAAGTGCAGGGGGTGGGGTTTAGATATACCACAAAAGTAGTTGCAGACCAGATGGGTGTGCGCGGAATTATCAGGAATGAGAAAGACGGCAGCCTTTATATAGAAGCCGAAGGAGATGATACTTTGCTGGATATCTTTGAGGAATGGTGCAATGAAGGACCTGACCGTGCCAAGATAGAGCAGGTGGAAATCACGCCTGGCGAACTGAAAAACTATCGTAATTTTGAGATCATTAAGAAATAA
- a CDS encoding DUF1016 N-terminal domain-containing protein, producing the protein MKQVNTRLVTLYWEIGKNIIEKQKEHGWGKSVVEQLAEDLQIEFAGMECMSSRNIWRIHMFYSTYEKLSPLVAEIGWSQTSPHQTTILPSIIFF; encoded by the coding sequence ATGAAGCAAGTCAATACCAGGCTTGTTACACTCTATTGGGAGATCGGGAAAAATATCATAGAAAAGCAGAAAGAACACGGTTGGGGTAAATCAGTTGTGGAACAATTGGCGGAAGATCTCCAAATAGAATTCGCAGGAATGGAATGCATGAGTAGTCGAAATATATGGCGTATACATATGTTTTACAGCACCTACGAAAAACTGTCACCATTGGTGGCAGAAATTGGGTGGAGCCAAACAAGTCCGCACCAAACAACAATACTTCCTTCAATTATCTTCTTCTAA
- a CDS encoding DUF4292 domain-containing protein yields the protein MRKSTLRNSLLILLLLSTALACKTKKAIVKTPDVAVVPAANRKKAENLALLKGKDMPFNTLSMKGKVSLDMNGNVNNVNITIRIQKDQKIWASVTAIAGIEVARALITPDSVLLRNNLQSLAVKKPFSYLNSFTNKQVTFKMLQAILTGNTIAEFTNDQAELNSNAGVFTASGTQGELAFRVLFNTLLKTGELNMNEVRAAKALKVVYSDYQQVTDALFPSVIKINSLSGTKKTNLAFDFSKIERNVQLDYPFTLPKRFEIIN from the coding sequence ATGAGAAAAAGTACCTTACGAAATAGTCTGCTGATTCTTTTGCTGTTAAGCACCGCACTGGCCTGCAAGACCAAAAAAGCGATTGTTAAAACTCCTGATGTGGCTGTTGTGCCTGCGGCTAACCGTAAGAAAGCGGAAAACCTGGCACTGCTTAAAGGAAAAGATATGCCTTTCAATACGCTTTCCATGAAAGGGAAAGTAAGTTTGGATATGAACGGGAATGTTAATAATGTGAACATCACCATCAGGATTCAGAAAGATCAGAAAATCTGGGCAAGTGTGACCGCTATTGCAGGAATTGAAGTCGCCAGGGCACTGATTACACCGGACAGCGTTCTTTTACGGAACAATTTACAATCGCTGGCCGTTAAAAAGCCTTTTAGCTATTTGAATAGTTTTACCAATAAACAGGTCACTTTCAAAATGCTGCAAGCTATTTTGACGGGAAATACGATTGCTGAATTTACGAATGATCAGGCTGAGCTGAATTCGAATGCGGGCGTGTTTACAGCGAGCGGGACGCAAGGGGAACTGGCCTTCAGGGTCTTGTTTAATACGCTGCTGAAAACGGGTGAGCTGAATATGAATGAGGTAAGGGCAGCGAAAGCACTGAAAGTTGTATATTCAGATTATCAGCAGGTAACAGACGCTTTGTTCCCTTCTGTAATCAAAATCAATTCTCTGTCAGGGACTAAGAAAACCAATCTGGCATTTGACTTTTCAAAAATAGAACGCAATGTTCAACTGGATTATCCGTTCACTCTTCCTAAAAGGTTTGAGATAATAAACTAA
- the rluF gene encoding 23S rRNA pseudouridine(2604) synthase RluF encodes MSDSTTRLNKYISESGMCSRRAADRYIEQGNVFINGRKAKVGDQVYFGDLITVNGQTIEPKQVDNSILLAFNKPVGVTSTTEAGVKSNIVDYVNHSERVFPIGRLDKDSQGLIFMTNNGDLVNKILRAGNNHEKEYLVTVNKPLTDQFITNMAKGVPVLGVMTKKCKVTKESPFIFKITLIQGLNRQIRRMCEHFGFEVTKLERIRIMNINLKGLPVGEWREFTPEELTEIHNMIAKSSSVEHAAAKRVVKKAKATPAAPEEVNVTPAKAFRARPAGPSKGKPRPTTPRGERGERSEREEKPPRGSRAKPASGSSAFKAPAATNDWNKSNGPSRRSVRPTKGRSGSAPAKTRSPKR; translated from the coding sequence ATGTCCGATTCTACTACCCGATTAAATAAATACATTAGTGAAAGCGGCATGTGTTCGCGCAGAGCAGCAGACAGATACATTGAACAGGGAAATGTCTTTATTAATGGCAGAAAAGCCAAAGTTGGTGATCAAGTATACTTCGGTGACCTGATTACGGTAAACGGACAAACCATTGAACCTAAACAAGTAGACAACTCTATACTTCTTGCCTTTAACAAACCCGTTGGCGTAACCAGTACAACAGAAGCAGGCGTAAAAAGCAATATCGTTGATTACGTAAACCACAGCGAAAGAGTTTTCCCTATTGGAAGACTTGACAAAGACTCCCAGGGATTGATCTTCATGACCAATAACGGAGATTTAGTGAACAAAATCCTTCGTGCCGGCAACAACCATGAAAAAGAATACCTGGTTACCGTTAATAAACCATTAACCGACCAGTTTATTACTAACATGGCCAAAGGTGTACCCGTACTGGGGGTGATGACCAAAAAATGTAAGGTGACCAAAGAAAGCCCTTTCATTTTTAAAATCACGCTGATCCAGGGCCTGAACAGACAAATCAGACGCATGTGTGAACACTTCGGATTTGAAGTGACCAAGCTGGAACGTATTCGTATTATGAATATCAACCTGAAAGGCCTTCCAGTTGGAGAATGGAGAGAATTCACCCCGGAAGAACTGACAGAAATCCATAACATGATTGCAAAATCAAGCTCTGTCGAACACGCTGCTGCAAAAAGAGTAGTTAAAAAAGCAAAAGCAACTCCTGCTGCACCAGAAGAAGTTAATGTAACTCCTGCAAAAGCATTCAGAGCAAGACCAGCAGGCCCGTCAAAAGGAAAACCAAGACCAACTACACCAAGAGGTGAACGCGGCGAAAGAAGCGAAAGAGAAGAAAAGCCACCAAGAGGCTCCAGAGCAAAACCAGCATCAGGCTCATCCGCATTCAAAGCACCAGCGGCGACCAATGACTGGAACAAAAGCAATGGTCCAAGCAGAAGATCAGTAAGACCAACAAAAGGAAGATCAGGATCAGCACCCGCAAAAACAAGAAGCCCAAAACGCTAA
- a CDS encoding tetratricopeptide repeat protein has product MNRIVVLCGMLFLTLSSVAQRLPVSARDSIRIKQLFFAGLSDKLKDNYVKSNENFTKITAIDAGNAAAWYEIALLNFRQNRMPEAETASTTAVNMDKNNPWYWKLLAEIYKSTGNMDRLIPVFDQLIRLAPDEQNYQFDRANAIAISGRKEEALAAYTLIEKKFGPSEALSRARQRIKAGPQEVVAPVNATEAMAAATLFLSQKKFMAASRVLENIASTHQDDPLFLALYGDVLYETGNLPAALEHYKKALKLTDQLYGVWEKVLNISILMGQYKQMIGFGEAALAVYPNQAILYYYMAFALHREDQNKEALAHIKSAMMLDGENKELQALISALQAEILIDQGKVAAADQAFEKAVGLDPQNFLIMNNYAYYLALRNENLDKAEALIAVAAKALPRDASVADTYALILLKKGKYELARAWIEKSLRNNEAENSVYLEHYGDILFHTGSPDEALVQWKKSWDAGNDSPLLKRKINEKKYLTK; this is encoded by the coding sequence ATGAACAGAATCGTTGTTTTATGCGGTATGCTATTCCTGACCCTTTCGTCAGTTGCCCAGCGCCTGCCTGTTTCGGCCAGGGATAGTATACGCATTAAACAACTTTTTTTTGCAGGTCTGAGCGATAAGCTCAAAGATAACTACGTAAAGAGCAATGAGAACTTTACGAAAATAACGGCTATTGATGCTGGTAATGCCGCTGCCTGGTATGAGATTGCTTTGCTGAACTTCAGACAGAATAGAATGCCTGAGGCTGAAACAGCTAGCACTACGGCAGTTAATATGGACAAGAATAACCCATGGTACTGGAAATTACTGGCCGAAATTTACAAGAGTACCGGTAATATGGACCGCCTGATTCCGGTTTTTGATCAGTTGATCCGCCTTGCTCCGGATGAGCAGAATTATCAGTTTGACCGTGCCAATGCGATTGCGATCTCCGGCAGAAAGGAAGAGGCCCTGGCCGCCTATACACTGATAGAAAAGAAATTTGGCCCCTCAGAGGCGCTCTCAAGAGCACGTCAGCGAATTAAAGCAGGGCCACAGGAGGTTGTTGCGCCTGTAAATGCAACCGAGGCAATGGCAGCAGCAACTTTGTTCCTCTCTCAAAAGAAATTTATGGCAGCTTCCAGAGTATTGGAAAATATCGCCAGTACACATCAGGATGATCCGCTTTTTCTGGCACTTTATGGGGATGTCTTGTACGAAACCGGAAATCTTCCGGCTGCACTGGAACACTATAAAAAGGCATTGAAATTGACCGATCAGTTGTATGGGGTTTGGGAGAAAGTACTTAATATCTCTATTCTGATGGGACAGTACAAACAAATGATCGGTTTTGGAGAGGCTGCTCTGGCAGTTTATCCAAATCAGGCTATTTTATATTATTACATGGCCTTCGCCCTGCATCGGGAAGATCAGAATAAAGAGGCACTGGCGCATATTAAATCGGCAATGATGCTGGATGGGGAAAATAAAGAGCTTCAGGCACTGATTTCCGCATTACAGGCAGAGATTTTAATTGATCAGGGTAAAGTGGCTGCGGCAGACCAGGCTTTTGAGAAAGCTGTAGGGCTGGATCCGCAGAATTTCCTGATTATGAACAATTATGCGTATTACCTGGCGTTAAGGAATGAGAACCTGGATAAAGCAGAGGCACTGATCGCAGTTGCCGCCAAAGCGCTGCCCCGGGATGCTTCTGTAGCGGATACTTATGCGCTTATTTTGCTGAAAAAAGGTAAATATGAACTGGCCAGAGCATGGATAGAAAAATCCCTGCGGAATAATGAGGCTGAAAATAGCGTTTACCTGGAGCATTATGGCGATATATTGTTCCATACAGGATCACCCGATGAGGCGTTGGTACAATGGAAAAAGTCATGGGATGCAGGCAATGATTCACCGCTTTTAAAACGAAAAATAAATGAGAAAAAGTACCTTACGAAATAG
- a CDS encoding polysaccharide biosynthesis C-terminal domain-containing protein, translated as MSVLKKFLGQTAVYGVSTILSRLLNFILTPIYVRAYLPGTFGILTKLFSYASLINAVLAFGMESTYFRYLNKHEDKKDAVYNNSFICIAFIAVIFLITGSVFADSIASWINNGEQAQVLDYQRYVKYFVGILFVDAICVIPFAKIRADNKAFRYSVIKFLNIGSFVGLNLFFIFVIPLIIKHNWPLAPWFESWYHYQWVGYVFISNLAASILTFLLLLPEFLQIRFKFDKEMFLKMISYSWPILVANLSFIINENLDKIVLSKLLPKAVADIDVGIYGAVCKIAIFLSIFITAFRLGAEPFFFSHAKHENARKTYATILHYFVIALSLLFVALVANIDILKYFIKGDAAHTAQYWSGLPAVPYLLFGYVCLGIYMNLSIWYRLSDQTRFGLYLSVAGAIITIVFNFILIPRYSYMGSAWVSMLAYFVMMVMSYVLGQKYYPIPYKLKRILAYLIASVVIVVLSFWVFNRNIYIGNGLLLLFLAGIIYVEKDEVKVLLSKR; from the coding sequence GTGTCAGTTTTAAAGAAATTTTTAGGTCAGACTGCGGTCTATGGTGTGAGTACCATACTATCCAGGCTACTCAATTTTATATTAACTCCAATTTATGTGAGGGCATATCTGCCCGGCACATTTGGTATTTTGACCAAACTTTTCAGCTATGCATCGCTGATCAACGCGGTGCTCGCTTTCGGAATGGAAAGTACTTATTTCAGATACCTCAATAAACATGAAGACAAAAAGGATGCGGTATACAACAACTCCTTTATTTGTATAGCCTTTATAGCAGTAATATTCTTGATTACAGGCTCTGTTTTTGCCGATTCAATTGCCTCCTGGATCAATAATGGAGAACAGGCACAGGTATTGGATTATCAGAGATATGTGAAGTATTTTGTCGGGATCTTATTTGTAGATGCCATCTGCGTAATCCCTTTCGCCAAAATCCGCGCCGATAATAAAGCATTCAGGTATAGTGTGATCAAATTCCTGAATATCGGGAGTTTTGTCGGGCTCAACCTGTTCTTTATTTTTGTGATCCCTTTAATTATTAAGCATAACTGGCCACTGGCCCCGTGGTTTGAGAGCTGGTATCATTATCAATGGGTGGGATACGTTTTTATCTCCAATCTGGCCGCTAGTATTCTTACCTTTTTATTGCTGTTGCCTGAATTCCTTCAAATCAGATTTAAGTTTGATAAAGAGATGTTCCTCAAAATGATCTCTTATAGCTGGCCTATTCTGGTAGCCAACTTATCTTTCATTATCAATGAGAACCTGGATAAAATTGTACTGAGTAAATTATTACCGAAAGCAGTGGCCGATATTGATGTCGGGATTTATGGGGCAGTTTGTAAAATTGCAATTTTCTTAAGTATTTTTATTACAGCTTTCAGACTGGGAGCGGAACCGTTCTTTTTTAGCCATGCGAAACATGAAAATGCAAGGAAGACCTATGCGACGATTTTGCACTATTTTGTAATTGCACTTTCGTTATTATTTGTAGCCCTGGTCGCTAATATTGACATTCTGAAATATTTCATCAAAGGAGATGCAGCACATACAGCGCAATATTGGTCTGGACTGCCGGCAGTGCCTTACTTGCTGTTTGGTTATGTCTGTCTGGGTATTTATATGAACCTGTCGATCTGGTACCGGTTGTCGGATCAGACGCGTTTTGGCTTGTATCTTTCTGTGGCAGGCGCAATTATTACGATCGTATTTAATTTTATACTGATCCCAAGATATAGTTATATGGGCTCTGCCTGGGTTTCGATGCTGGCGTATTTTGTGATGATGGTGATGTCTTATGTACTCGGACAAAAATATTATCCGATTCCTTACAAATTGAAGCGGATTTTAGCTTACCTGATCGCCTCGGTAGTTATTGTAGTACTGTCTTTCTGGGTATTTAACAGGAATATCTATATTGGGAATGGATTGTTACTCCTGTTTTTAGCAGGGATCATTTATGTAGAGAAGGATGAGGTAAAGGTGCTGCTAAGCAAGCGGTAA
- a CDS encoding amidohydrolase family protein, with protein sequence MSSYLSASWVYPVSAEPLRNGIVAVSDDGTITDVWTAQQGEALNIKGIKFYDGILVPGLVNTHCHLELSHLAGKIPEHTGLPGFVQRVMQQRQASEMEIEEAMELADQQMYGNGIVATGDISNQIYSKGVKLKSKIYYHTFVEAMGFNPERADEIIQKAIETRDGFLPLRATIVPHAPYSVSAELFEEIKKTSGTGEESVSIHNQETLDENLFFESKQGHFLKLYEFLGLDIGFFEAKGKTSLQSYLPFLSGEARTLLVHNTFTSKQDVVFAQEQHQRLYWCLCPGANLYIENRLPDVALLRDAGVTVTLGTDSLASNHQLNILAEMKVLQELKEVSFEELLQWATLNGAAFLGVEAQFGSFEKGKKPGINLIKGLKGGLITAGTSIERII encoded by the coding sequence ATGAGTTCTTATTTGTCGGCATCATGGGTTTATCCGGTCAGCGCGGAGCCTTTACGGAATGGAATAGTTGCTGTCAGTGATGATGGTACTATTACAGATGTATGGACTGCGCAGCAGGGGGAAGCACTAAATATTAAAGGGATAAAGTTTTATGATGGGATATTGGTACCGGGATTGGTAAATACGCATTGTCATTTGGAGTTATCGCATCTTGCCGGCAAAATACCTGAACATACGGGATTGCCGGGGTTTGTGCAGCGGGTTATGCAACAGAGACAGGCTTCGGAAATGGAGATTGAGGAGGCGATGGAGCTTGCTGATCAACAGATGTATGGGAATGGTATTGTCGCCACAGGAGATATTTCCAACCAGATTTATTCTAAAGGGGTAAAGCTGAAGAGCAAGATTTACTATCATACTTTTGTGGAAGCAATGGGTTTTAATCCTGAAAGAGCTGATGAAATTATCCAAAAGGCGATAGAGACCAGGGATGGGTTCTTGCCTTTGAGAGCCACGATTGTTCCGCATGCGCCTTATTCGGTTTCTGCGGAGTTGTTTGAGGAGATTAAGAAGACCTCGGGAACTGGGGAGGAATCGGTTTCTATTCATAATCAGGAAACGCTGGATGAGAATTTATTTTTTGAGTCGAAACAGGGGCACTTTCTAAAGTTATATGAGTTTCTGGGGTTGGATATTGGTTTTTTTGAAGCCAAAGGAAAGACTTCTTTACAGAGTTATTTGCCGTTTTTATCCGGGGAGGCCAGGACATTACTGGTTCATAATACTTTTACAAGTAAGCAGGATGTCGTGTTTGCACAAGAGCAGCATCAGCGGCTTTATTGGTGTTTGTGCCCGGGTGCGAATTTATATATTGAAAATAGATTACCGGATGTCGCTTTGTTGAGGGATGCCGGTGTGACGGTTACATTAGGGACAGATAGTTTAGCGAGCAATCATCAGCTGAATATTTTAGCTGAAATGAAGGTTCTGCAAGAGCTTAAGGAGGTTTCTTTTGAGGAGTTGTTGCAATGGGCAACGTTAAATGGAGCGGCTTTCCTTGGGGTTGAAGCACAGTTTGGAAGTTTTGAAAAGGGAAAGAAACCGGGGATAAATTTAATTAAGGGTTTGAAGGGGGGGCTGATTACGGCCGGAACTTCTATTGAAAGAATTATATAA
- a CDS encoding NAD(P)H-dependent flavin oxidoreductase: MSNRITSLFNIQYPIIQAGMIWCSGWKLAAAVSNAGGLGIIGAGSMYPEVLREHIRKMKQATVLPFAVNVPMIYPNVEEIMQILVDEGVKIVFTSAGNPAVWTGFLKAAQMTVVHVVANTKFALKAETSGVDAVVAEGFEAGGHNGREETTTMCLIPMIADAVKIPVIAAGGISSGRSMLAAMALGADGVQVGSAFAVAQESSAHISFKERIIGAAEGDTKLRLQKLVPVRLLKNSFESVIASAEAEGADAETLKGLLGRARAKLGMFEGNLEEGELEIGQVSALLKEIKPAAVILNEIWQGFLKEKDRVSQF; this comes from the coding sequence ATGTCAAATCGTATCACCTCTTTATTTAATATTCAGTACCCGATTATTCAGGCAGGCATGATCTGGTGCAGTGGATGGAAACTTGCTGCGGCAGTTTCAAATGCTGGTGGACTAGGCATTATAGGGGCTGGTTCTATGTATCCTGAGGTGCTGCGGGAACATATCCGGAAGATGAAGCAGGCAACTGTTTTGCCTTTTGCGGTCAATGTACCCATGATTTATCCAAATGTGGAAGAGATCATGCAGATTTTGGTTGACGAGGGGGTAAAGATTGTGTTTACCTCGGCTGGCAATCCGGCAGTGTGGACTGGTTTTTTGAAAGCAGCACAAATGACGGTGGTGCATGTGGTTGCCAATACGAAGTTTGCTTTAAAGGCGGAAACTTCTGGGGTGGATGCGGTTGTTGCGGAAGGCTTTGAAGCGGGGGGACATAATGGCAGGGAAGAAACGACGACGATGTGTTTGATTCCTATGATTGCGGATGCAGTGAAGATTCCGGTTATTGCAGCTGGTGGGATTTCCTCGGGACGCAGTATGTTGGCGGCCATGGCTTTAGGGGCCGATGGGGTGCAGGTAGGCTCTGCTTTTGCCGTTGCACAGGAGTCTTCGGCCCATATTTCTTTTAAGGAACGGATCATCGGGGCTGCAGAGGGGGATACCAAATTGAGGTTGCAGAAATTGGTCCCGGTCAGGTTACTGAAGAATTCTTTTGAGTCGGTAATCGCATCGGCAGAAGCTGAGGGCGCGGATGCGGAAACATTAAAGGGCTTGTTAGGACGGGCAAGAGCAAAATTAGGTATGTTTGAGGGGAATTTAGAGGAGGGTGAATTAGAGATTGGACAGGTTTCTGCGTTATTGAAGGAGATTAAACCTGCTGCGGTTATTTTAAATGAGATATGGCAGGGGTTTTTGAAAGAGAAAGACAGGGTTAGTCAGTTCTGA